Proteins from a genomic interval of Rosa chinensis cultivar Old Blush chromosome 2, RchiOBHm-V2, whole genome shotgun sequence:
- the LOC112186516 gene encoding linoleate 13S-lipoxygenase 3-1, chloroplastic, producing MALAKEIMGCSMMEYKSSLSSPFLNQNKFLIRPSLVNPSRMRRDNLVHLRKAKKGAVAAISEDLVKIVPVFSAAEKPVKFKVRAVVTVRNKIKEDFKEAIAKQLDALTDKIGRNVALELVSTEIDPRTKAAKKSSEGVLKDWSKKSNLKAERVNYTAEFEVDSNFGVPGAITVTNKHQTEFFLETITIEGFNCGPLHFPCNSWMQAKRDHPEKRIVFCNKPYLPNQTPEGLKELRQKELKNLRGDGNGVRKLSDRIYDYALYNDLGNPDKGIDLTRPTLGGKKIPYPRRCRTGRLPTDTDMLTESRVEKPLPMYVPRDEQFEESKMDTFSFGRLKGVLHNLIPSLMSSFKSDKDFRGFADIDSLYSEGVLLKLGLQEEILKKLPLPKMVSKFQDYNQGILKYDIPQILSKDKFSWLRDDEFARQAVAGVNPLSIERLESFPPVSKLDPEVYGPVESALKEEHILPHLYGMTVQQALDENKLYIVDYHDVYLPFLDRINALDGRKSYATRTIFFSTPNGSLKPVAIELSLPHAGPSSRAKRVLTPPVDATTTWLWRLAKAHVCSNDAGVHQLVHHWLRTHATLEPFILAAHRQLSAMHPIYKLLDPHMRYTLEINALARQSLINADGVIESCFTPGRYAMEISAAAYKDWRFDTQSLPADLIRRGMAVPDPTQPHGVKLVLEDYPYGSDGLLIWGAIENFVRTYVQHYYPDSSLIRSDRELQDWYSESINVGHADLSNETWWPSLSTPGDLVSILSTLIWLASAQHAALNFAQYPYGGYVPNRPPLMRRLIPEETDPEYANFLADPQKYFLSALPSVLQATKYMAVVDTLSTHSPDEEYLGERQQPSTWSGDADVVEAFYKFSAEIRDIEKEIDRRNSDPTLKHRCGAGVLPYELLAPSSEPGITCRGVPNSVSI from the exons ATGGCTCTGGCTAAAGAGATCATGGGTTGTTCTATGATGGAGTACAAGTCTTCTTTGTCATCTCCATTTTTGAACCAAAACAAGTTTTTGATCAGACCCAGTTTGGTGAATCCTTCTAGGATGAGGAGGGATAATCTGGTGCATTTGAGGAAGGCTAAGAAGGGGGCTGTGGCTGCTATTAGTGAAGATTTGGTCAAAATTGTGCCTGTTTTCTCTGCAGCAGAGAAGCCTGTGAAGTTCAAGGTGAGAGCTGTGGTGACAGTTAGGAACAAGATCAAAGAGGATTTCAAAGAGGCCATTGCCAAACAGTTAGATGCTTTAACTGACAAAATTGGCAGAAATGTTGCTTTGGAGCTTGTCAGCACTGAGATTGACCCAA gaacAAAAGCAGCCAAGAAAAGCAGTGAAGGCGTTTTGAAGGACTGGtcaaagaaatcaaatctgAAAGCAGAGAGGGTGAATTACACAGCTGAGTTTGAGGTGGACTCCAATTTTGGAGTACCAGGAGCAATCACAGTTACTAATAAGCATCAAACAGAGTTCTTTTTGGAGACAATAACCATCGAAGGTTTCAACTGCGGTCCATTGCATTTCCCTTGTAATTCTTGGATGCAAGCCAAGAGAGATCACCCAGAAAAGAGAATTGTCTTCTGCAACAAG CCATATTTACCAAACCAGACTCCAGAGGGGCTTAAGGAATTGAGACAGAAAGAGCTGAAGAATCTTAGGGGTGATGGAAATGGAGTCAGAAAATTATCTGATAGGATCTATGACTATGCTTTGTATAATGACCTGGGGAACCCTGATAAGGGAATTGACCTTACTAGACCTACTCTTGGTGGTAAAAAAATTCCATATCCTAGAAGATGCCGCACCGGCCGTcttccaactgatactg ATATGTTAACCGAGAGCAGGGTTGAGAAGCCACTACCAATGTATGTACCCAGAGACGAACAGTTTGAGGAGTCAAAAATGGACACATTTTCTTTTGGGAGGCTGAAGGGAGTGCTCCACAATTTGATCCCTTCCTTAATGTCAagcttcaaatctgacaaagattTCCGTGGCTTTGCCGACATTGACAGCCTCTACAGCGAAGGCGTCCTTCTCAAACTGGGGTTACAAGAAGAAATCCTAAAGAAACTCCCATTGCCAAAAATGGTCAGCAAATTCCAAGACTACAACCAAGGAATTCTCAAATACGACATCCCTCAAATTCTTAGCA AGGACAAGTTCAGTTGGCTGCGAGATGACGAATTTGCCCGCCAAGCAGTGGCAGGGGTTAACCCATTGAGTATTGAGAGACTTGAATCTTTCCCACCAGTGAGCAAACTTGATCCTGAGGTTTATGGTCCGGTAGAATCTGCACTCAAAGAAGAACACATTTTACCTCATCTCTATGGCATGACTGTTCAACAG gcACTGGATGAGAACAAGCTGTACATAGTGGACTACCATGACGTTTACCTTCCATTTCTTGATCGCATTAATGCCTTGGATGGGCGCAAGTCCTATGCGACTCGCACCATTTTTTTCTCGACACCCAATGGATCTCTCAAGCCAGTTGCCATTGAGCTTAGCCTCCCACATGCTGGACCAAGTTCAAGGGCTAAGCGTGTTTTGACTCCTCCGGTTGATGCCACGACCACTTGGTTGTGGCGACTCGCCAAGGCTCACGTCTGTTCCAACGACGCCGGTGTCCACCAACTTGTGCATCATTG GTTACGTACCCATGCTACCCTGGAGCCATTCATATTGGCAGCACACAGACAGTTGAGTGCAATGCACCCAATTTACAAGCTTTTGGATCCTCATATGAGATATACCCTTGAAATCAATGCATTGGCCCGACAAAGCTTAATCAACGCGGATGGAGTCATTGAGTCGTGCTTCACTCCCGGCCGCTATGCCATGGAAATCAGTGCTGCTGCCTATAAAGATTGGCGCTTTGACACCCAAAGCCTTCCAGCAGATCTCATCCGCCG GGGAATGGCAGTGCCTGACCCAACACAACCCCATGGTGTGAAACTTGTGCTTGAAGATTACCCATATGGCAGTGATGGACTACTAATCTGGGGAGCAATTGAAAACTTTGTCCGAACCTATGTTCAGCATTATTACCCAGATTCGAGCCTAATCCGAAGTGACAGGGAGTTACAAGATTGGTACTCAGAGTCCATCAATGTAGGCCATGCTGATCTTAGCAACGAAACATGGTGGCCTTCACTCTCAACACCAGGTGACCTTGTTTCAATCCTCAGCACCCTAATTTGGCTAGCCTCAGCTCAACATGCTGCACTTAATTTTGCACAATACCCCTATGGTGGGTATGTCCCGAATCGCCCACCATTGATGAGAAGATTAATCCCTGAAGAGACTGACCCGGAATATGCTAACTTCTTAGCAGACCCACAAAAGTACTTTCTATCAGCATTGCCTAGTGTTCTTCAGGCCACCAAATACATGGCTGTTGTGGACACATTGTCAACACATTCACCAGATGAAGAGTACCTTGGGGAGAGGCAACAGCCCTCGACTTGGTCCGGCGATGCTGATGTGGTTGAGGCGTTCTACAAGTTCTCGGCTGAGATTAGGGACATAGAGAAAGAGATTGATAGAAGGAATAGCGATCCAACCCTTAAGCATAGGTGTGGAGCTGGAGTTTTGCCTTATGAATTACTAGCACCGAGTTCGGAACCTGGGATTACATGTCGTGGTGTGCCTAATAGTGTGTCAATTTGA